A region from the Nematostella vectensis chromosome 13, jaNemVect1.1, whole genome shotgun sequence genome encodes:
- the LOC5502001 gene encoding late histone H2A.2.2, giving the protein MSGRGKGGKSRAKGKSRSARAGLQFPVGRVHRFLRKGNYAERVGAGAPVYMAAVLEYLSAEILELAGNAARDNKKTRIIPRHLQLAVRNDEELNKLLGGVTIAQGGVLPNIQAVLLPKRSEKKSK; this is encoded by the coding sequence atgTCAGGTCGTGGAAAAGGAGGAAAGTCCCGTGCAAAGGGCAAATCCCGTTCAGCTAGAGCAGGTCTGCAGTTCCCTGTCGGCCGTGTTCACCGCTTTCTTCGCAAAGGCAACTACGCCGAGCGTGTTGGTGCTGGCGCTCCGGTCTACATGGCCGCCGTGCTCGAGTACCTGAGCGCTGAGATCCTCGAGTTGGCCGGCAACGCTGCCCGCGACAACAAGAAGACCAGGATCATCCCCCGTCACTTGCAGTTGGCTGTCAGGAACGACGAGGAGTTGAATAAGTTGCTCGGCGGTGTGACCATCGCTCAGGGCGGCGTACTACCCAACATCCAGGCCGTGCTGTTGCCCAAGCGATCGGAGAAGAAATCCAAGTAG
- the LOC5502003 gene encoding late histone H2B.L4, whose amino-acid sequence MPPKAAVAAAKVVKKPGKKQGEKKKKNRKRKESYAIYIYKVLKQVHPDTGISSKAMGIMNSFVNDIFERIAGEASRLAHYNKRSTISSREVQTAVRLLLPGELAKHAVSEGTKAVTKYTSSK is encoded by the coding sequence ATGCCTCCGAAAGCAGCAGTAGCAGCAGCGAAAGTAGTGAAGAAACCCGGTAAAAAGCAGGgcgaaaagaagaagaagaacagAAAGAGAAAGGAAAGCTATGCTATCTACATCTACAAGGTGCTGAAGCAAGTTCACCCCGACACCGGTATCTCGAGCAAGGCCATGGGCATCATGAACTCGTTCGTGAACGACATCTTCGAGCGCATCGCTGGTGAAGCTTCCCGCCTGGCGCACTACAACAAGAGGTCGACCATTTCCTCCAGGGAAGTCCAGACGGCTGTTCGTCTGCTTCTCCCCGGTGAGCTGGCCAAGCACGCCGTGAGCGAGGGGACCAAGGCCGTCACCAAGTACACCAGCAGCAAGTAA